One window from the genome of Glycine soja cultivar W05 chromosome 12, ASM419377v2, whole genome shotgun sequence encodes:
- the LOC114378948 gene encoding serine/threonine-protein phosphatase 7 long form homolog has translation MCILIQMWAWERCTTLAPKRTPPIMENKPLGHRWLRRGNQHIGNDDLIVFRRKLDIMKRHKFLWEPYTATVMSMLPPICLVGSMAWCAVVPLICFHVVEWHQPDRVLQQFGMQQPIPESPSQPWNVHGLTLKGKMDENWF, from the exons atgtgcatcctaatccaaatgtgggcatgggaacgctgcacgactttggctccaaagagaACTCCTCCTATAATGGAAAACAAACCACTCGGACACag gtggctgcgacgtggaaaccaacatattggcaatgatgatctAATAGTTTTCCGTCGCAAATTGGATATCATGAAACGACATAAG tttctgtgggagccttacacaGCAACTGTTATGTCGATGTTACCTCCCATTTGTTTGGTTGGCAGTATGGCGTGGTGCGCAGTGGTGCcactcatttgttttcatgttgtaGAGTGGCACCAACCGGATAGAGTGTTGCaacaatttggaatgcaacaacctattccgGAGTCTCCTTCGCAACCATGGAATGTCCACGGGCTAACACTGAAAGGCAAAATGGATGAAAATTGGTTCTAG